The Dunckerocampus dactyliophorus isolate RoL2022-P2 chromosome 16, RoL_Ddac_1.1, whole genome shotgun sequence nucleotide sequence GCCCTCAACATGTACGTCACGCCAGAGAAGACCTTTGATTTCCAAAAGCTTGCATCCGTCACCAAAGTGATCGTAAAGAACCTGAACAAGATCATCGACATCAACTACTACCCTGTGCCTGAGGTACTCTGCACTTGTGCACTCGTTTAGCCATCACGGTGCTGATCACTTACTGGACCATCCCTCTGATCCGCTTTGCAGGCTGAGAGATCCAACAAGCGGCATCGGCCAATTGGAATCGGCGTGCAAGGTCTGGCTGACGCCTTCATCCTGATGCGTCACCCCTTTGAGAGCCAGGAGGCCCAGCTGCTCAACATCCAAATATTTGAAACCATCTACTATGCTGCTCTGGAGGCCAGCTGTGAACTTGCTGCAGAGTTTGGGCCATATGAAACCTACGCTGGTTCTCCTGTCAGCAAAGGGGTGAGGAGCTTTTAATAACAATCACGACTACGCTTCAACGCTAATCGCTTTACTCTTCAGGTCCTTCAGTATGACATGTGGGAGCGAACCCCAACAGATCTGTGGGACTGGAGAGCCTTGAAGGAGAAAATAGCCAAGTAAGTGCTCCTGATAGTCAACTGTAGCAACTCCTCGTGTTCTGTGTCTTTGGACTGAGTCGGCTCGTCCCCGTGTGTCCTTCAGGCACGGCGTTCGGAACAGCCTGCTCTTGGCCCCCATGCCCACAGCCTCCACGGCCCAGATCCTCGGCAACAATGAGTCCATCGAGGCTTACACCAGCAACATCTACACCCGCAGAGTGCTCTCGGGAGAGTTCCAGGTCAGAGCTCTTTACTGAGCGCACAGAAAGGTCTCTTTGATGCATCAAATTTAACGCTTAAACCatgaaaagtctgaaaaagaccgCTCGTCTCGTATTCTGCACATGTTAAAACAAGTAAGTGGCACCAAAAGACTTCTCCCAAAGCAGAAAAAAGGGTCCGCTTTTCCTGGAGAGATGCAGTCACGTCACATACATGTGTGTGACATCTGATGATGTCGGCGCGCGAGTGATGATGtgttccacacagcaacaagcttgccgGCGCGGTATGTCCGCAGTGTGAAATTATATCCAAGtttcgcctttggattgtaaatatgccatTTACAAAGCGCTGCAAAGGGGAACAAGGCGTATTCATTTAATActtctaatatcacacctcaagGAGAATCACTGAGTCACACGCAGCGTTCCTGCAGCAAAACAATAAGCGAAGGGAGACGTCTGAAATGAGCTCCATTTCTAATTTCACTTATTGTATTAGTCCAAAGTTTCATACTCTGCACTTTTCttatttgttaatttattaagatgaacctgtcttacttgttgatagtaggacAACATGGTACTTTAGTTAACCGTAGGTCAGGATTTTTTtcaatgactattttgttgagacaaaatgtcgATATGGCATTTTTTCcataacttacattgcatatttttgtatttgtcttattctgcagtgtttacttttgaaatgcatccagtggcaccGCAGTgaaagaagcatcatgtgttcattacataTCGGTATTTGTTGATATTGATATCTGTAATGAAGTGTCGGTGAGAAAGCCAGTATCGAACATCTgtagataatggtgatcaacgAAGCAGAGTCTTCAAACACCAAGATTCACTTAGTCTATTTTTCCAACAACGGGTGTTAAATGAACGAGGAGTTATCTTACATTCAGGATGGTCTTCTATTCAGGTGAAGAGGGTATTTTAATATGTGACATATTTGTAATCAGCTGAAAGTACTAAACCAAATAGACATTAATAGAGAATTCTGTCACTATTTATCCCGGCCAATCACAAGCGACACTGACTGGttgcacttgtgtgtgtgtgtgtgtgtgtgtgtctcgtgTAGATTGTCAATCCTCACCTGCTGAAGGACCTCACAGAGAGAGGCCTGTGGAGCGATGAAATGAAGAACCACCTCATAGCTCAGAACGGTTCCATCCAGGTAACGCTGACATCGATGGGCGTCATTGTTGCGTTATGATTGACGTTGGTTTTTCCACAGGCCATCGAGGGCATCCCAGCTGATCTGAAGCAGTTGTATAAAACCGTGTGGGAGATCTCTCAGAAGACTGTCCTGAAGATGGCGGCAGACCGCGGCGCCTACATCGACCAGAGCCAGTCTCTGAACATCCACATCGCTGAGCCCAACTACGGCAAACTGAGCAGCATGCACTTTTACGGCTGGAAGTTGGTGAGTCCAAACAACAGGACCCCTTCCCCTGAACACATCCCCGAATCCAAAGTCTTACAACTGTGGTGTTTGCAGGGCCTGAAAACTGGTATGTACTATCTGAGGACCAAGCCTGCTGCCAACCCCATCCAGTTCACTCTGAACAAAGAGAAACTAAAGGACGCCCAACCAGATAAGAGTTCAGAGACCAAGGAGCGCAACGTTGCAGCCATGGTGTGTTCACTCGCCAATAAAGACGAGTGTCTCATGTGTGGCTCCTAGGTCCATCACTTGATGAGCACCACTTCTTCATCATGAACATTTTATGTCCTcatggggattttttttaacatgcagcTTTGTGGTTAATGTTATTTGCTGTGgtgtagggccgcacggtggtctagtggttagcatgttggccacacagtcaggagatcgggaagatgtgggttctctgtgtggagtttgcatgttctccccgtgcgtgcgtccaggtactccagcttccttccACATCTCCACATCATgtatgttaggttcattggcgactctaaattgtccataggtatgaatgtgagtgtgaatggatgtttgtctatatgtgccctgtaaacggctggcgaccagtccagggtgtacctcgcctctcgcccgaagtcagctgggataggctccagcatacccccgccaccctaatgaggataagcagcacagagaatggatggatgctgttGTGTATTATTGTGTGTATTGTATGGAATAACAGGATGCAATTATTTACCTCCAAGTATGTTTTTAAGCAGTTTATCATAGAAACGAActatattctcagggcattgaatcgatcgcaactggactgttcaggttgtcttggaaGACACTTCACCTCTCATAGGAGCAGGCTACTCGGTAGGACAGCTCGACCTGGGGATAGGGATTGGTGCAAAGTATTTATGCTCTCAGGGTAGAGGCATGCTCAGACAAGAAGGGTTTCACTCTTGTGGTGCAAAATGACACACCTGAACAGTCCGGTTGCAATCTGAGAATACTCTGACCTGGATGAGTGAGAATATTCATAGGAGACTTGTTTGTCTGTGTATTTTAAATGCTTTAAATGTATTAGACACTATCATCACATAATTTAAGAGCatgtgaactttttttttttttacttccactACAAGAAGTATACAGGATGTCTTCATAATCTGCGTTGTCAGAAATGATACTTTGTTTTGATTGGCACATACTTTAGATATGAATTTATGACTGTGGCTGGTCATTTGCAGTGGGGCACACATAACTGCACTCAATGTACGATAGGAGGCCAAAGGTTGAAGATGTTTCAGGAGAATGCAAAAGTGTCTACAAAGTTTTGACAGGTTTGACGACACGTGGAAATGGGACCTT carries:
- the LOC129169333 gene encoding ribonucleoside-diphosphate reductase large subunit-like isoform X2; protein product: MLMRVAVGIHKGDIDAAIETYNLLSEKWFTHASPTLFNAGTNRPQLSSCFLLAMKDDSIDGIYDTLKQCALISKSAGGIGLAVSCIRSTGSYIAGTNGTSNGLVPMLRVYNNTSRYVDQGGNKRPGAFAVYLEPWHFDVFDFLELKKNTGKEEQRARDLFFAMWIPDLFMKRVESNQDWSLMCSNECPGLDECWGEEFEKLYTRYEKEGRTKRVVKAQQLWYAIIESQTETGTPYMLYKDACNRKSNQQNLGTIKSSNLCTEIVEYTSKDEVAVCNLASIALNMYVTPEKTFDFQKLASVTKVIVKNLNKIIDINYYPVPEAERSNKRHRPIGIGVQGLADAFILMRHPFESQEAQLLNIQIFETIYYAALEASCELAAEFGPYETYAGSPVSKGVLQYDMWERTPTDLWDWRALKEKIAKHGVRNSLLLAPMPTASTAQILGNNESIEAYTSNIYTRRVLSGEFQIVNPHLLKDLTERGLWSDEMKNHLIAQNGSIQAIEGIPADLKQLYKTVWEISQKTVLKMAADRGAYIDQSQSLNIHIAEPNYGKLSSMHFYGWKLGLKTGMYYLRTKPAANPIQFTLNKEKLKDAQPDKSSETKERNVAAMVCSLANKDECLMCGS